The Saccharomyces paradoxus chromosome VI, complete sequence genome includes a window with the following:
- the AIP5 gene encoding Aip5p (similar to YFR016C), which translates to MVKSLAVEGEEHNVQPRSVDGGGDSYSILPTDLPLPTMNELIENRDQLTESDLDEAISATENFAMELSSQRKSSKLKGLKKKNQGQRKADNNIDTITKPSNPGGETEDISPQDTSSHDLERQDDVIGVTTDTVNDATETPTHIPIDVSVVVKEPSINDMVEDTGNASLVKKSVGIEIDNSPITKKKKTKKKKNVNRRSRNSSNSTDATDLSKRSTLDSILVGIEEYLQDDNPKNEDIKVNIIQDGPTNLQKSDIRTGNESTQEIFNINVPNKDRVDETLEAKNHINVEKAEGTLSQEGNKNLNFDKETEGSPEHQQEAHGLETGDENTRTSAADYPSQSKAKAVKSKSLTKGESDFNVSASDSPLESREERQIENNIDGIRPPLLVKDEEGRVTGKEEHILEQKDKEDKENKKTVIANHENDKSHNDSTIDGNRIVTPEYKRKANDNETVGPTRRISDDEKNLQHDTDDMSLDVEEEKKENSISPEVKKESAIEKPEAVRDNEVFSIEEESAPKGEKTIENDKEQSKTEDEFSAVKSEGNANPAMISKDSSALKDEAKTSTQENNPKEIVREIIVLDPPGEGTKKGEDVKIVEVVEKNTISEDFEAAKEDEEGRQVELGEAIGAIKDDEITTGAKTINEAIKMKQGETAELSGKKTISEGSETARESGEVAEGGAKVGESQNIEPPKVANGPISERPEDLQVNNEDHGIPKEYVGIPEEDMKAEDVETVEVPEEGLKAEFETAIGSSKEDCKSQGVEIPTEEVETTQKDMEDKRPTKSSKEDEKSKGIEIMQKGDQMTKKDIKPENGEATEPLNEYSEANKVETAEKDVEPRRKTAKKDIEGDLEVEDSNAIDGINVKSGDVETTKEAEIVAEQDKENEKVEAVGPPEKGNKTKCSESAETLRKDGTYTQTETSNEDAEAVAKEDENLEDAKFADTLKEVTKEQDVDGIKISDGDEYEKTDQLFEVGKQEKEVLRDEDRELEKEEKKKENFPLGPMMEDNITEDMCERKVEMEQKEEEDACPLNFNETELIDKRGPNDEENESEDQKTKENPKKPSADDIFKDILDETDEFLEQLKIVDDSELNALLQSLDAKDTVSEQSTQNQDMVPNTIKTSEIRKLNEKEPVYIYTSLAGGGFHMIPRTNRLSTILTANRIPFTYRDLGTDDEARKVWKTFSKGRSLPGVVRGHNDLIGNWEDIEEANEDYKLRELIYDTI; encoded by the coding sequence ATGGTAAAATCTTTAGCTGTAGAAGGTGAGGAACACAATGTTCAACCTCGGTCGGTAGATGGTGGTGGAGACTCTTATTCAATACTTCCAACGGACCTTCCCTTGCCAACTATGAATGAACTCATAGAAAATAGAGATCAACTTACAGAAAGTGACTTAGATGAAGCGATAAGTGCCACTGAGAATTTCGCAATGGAGTTGTCATCTCAAAGGAAATCTTCTAAATTGAAAGGcctcaaaaagaaaaaccaGGGACAAAGGAAGGCTGATAACAACATTGATACTATTACGAAACCTAGCAATCCTGGTGGTGAAACCGAGGATATTTCCCCACAGGATACAAGCTCTCATGATTTGGAAAGACAAGACGACGTAATAGGGGTAACTACAGATACAGTAAATGACGCTACAGAAACTCCTACACATATCCCAATAGATGTGAGTGTAGTTGTCAAAGAACCTTCTATCAATGATATGGTGGAAGACACAGGAAATGCATCACTAGTCAAAAAATCCGTGGGGATTGAGATTGACAATAGTCcaattacaaaaaagaaaaaaaccaaaaaaaaaaaaaacgtgAATAGAAGGAGTCGCAACTCTTCAAATTCTACAGACGCTACTGATCTTTCAAAACGATCAACTTTAGATTCCATACTAGTAGGCATCGAAGAATACCTGCAGGACGATAATCCAAAGAACGAAGATATCAAGGTAAATATCATCCAAGATGGTCCTACCAACCTGCAAAAATCAGATATCAGAACTGGAAATGAATCCACTCAGGAAATATTTAACATTAATGTGCCTAACAAAGACCGCGTTGACGAAACTTTAGAAGCCAAAAATCACATCAACGTGGAGAAGGCAGAAGGTACCCTATCTCAAGAAGGTAAcaagaatttgaattttgataaagaaaccGAAGGATCCCCAGAGCATCAACAAGAGGCGCACGGTTTGGAGACAGGTGATGAAAATACACGAACTTCTGCGGCCGACTATCCTTCGCAGAGCAAAGCTAAAGCTGTTAAAAGTAAAAGTTTAACTAAAGGTGAGTCTGATTTTAACGTGAGTGCATCTGACTCACCTTTAGAATCTAGAGAGGAGCGGCAGATCGAGAACAATATAGATGGAATAAGACCTCCACTTCTTGTAAAGGACGAGGAAGGAAGAGTAACGGGGAAGGAGGAACATATCTTGGAGCAAAAGGAcaaagaagacaaagaaaataagaaaacagtaATAGCTAAtcatgaaaatgataagaGCCATAATGATAGCACAATTGATGGTAATAGGATCGTCACACCAGAGTATAAGCGAAAGGCTAATGATAACGAAACTGTGGGTCCAACAAGACGCATTAGCGACGACGAGAAGAACTTACAGCACGATACTGATGATATGTCTCTAGacgttgaagaagaaaaaaaagaaaattctatTTCCCCAGaagttaaaaaagaaagcgcGATTGAGAAACCAGAAGCTGTAAGAGATAACGAAGTGTTCAGTATCGAAGAGGAATCTGCACCAAAAGGGGAGAAAACAATTGAGAACGATAAAGAGCAGTCGAAAACAGAAGACGAATTTTCCGCCGTTAAATCGGAGGGAAATGCGAACCCTGCAatgatttcaaaagataGCTCTGCCCTTAAAGATGAAGCTAAAACATCTACCCAGGAGAACAACCCGAAAGAAATTGTCAGGGAAATTATCGTACTTGACCCACCTGGAGAAGGTACgaaaaaaggagaagatGTAAAGATCGTGGAGgttgtggaaaaaaatacaatatCTGAAGATTTCGAGGCCgccaaagaagatgaagaaggtaGACAAGTCGAGCTGGGTGAGGCTATTGGGGCCAtcaaagatgatgaaataaCTACAGGTGCCAAGACCATCAATGAAGcgataaaaatgaaacagGGGGAAACTGCTGAGCTTTCCGGGAAGAAGACAATATCTGAGGGTAGTGAAACAGCAAGAGAAAGTGGAGAAGTTGCCGAAGGAGGTGCAAAGGTTGGAGAGTCCCAGAATATTGAGCCTCCAAAAGTAGCTAATGGTCCTATCTCTGAAAGACCTGAAGATCTCCAAGTGAACAACGAAGATCACGGGATTCCTAAGGAATATGTTGGTATTCCCGAGGAAGATATGAAGGCAGAAGACGTTGAAACGGTCGAAGTTCCGGAAGAAGGGTTGAAAGCAGAATTTGAGACAGCCATTGGGAGTTCCAAAGAAGATTGTAAATCCCAGGGCGTCGAAATTCCCacagaagaagttgaaacCACACAAAAGGATATGGAGGATAAAAGACCTACTAAGAGTTCCaaagaagacgaaaaatCTAAAGGCATTGAAATTATGCAAAAAGGCGATCAAATGACTAAGAAAGATATAAAGCCTGAAAATGGTGAAGCTACTGAGCCTCTGAATGAGTATTCAGAAGCGAATAAGGTTGAAACTGCCGAAAAAGATGTAGAACCTAGGAGAAAAACTGCAAAAAAGGACATCGAAGGAGATTTAGAGGTGGAGGATTCCAACGCAATTGACGGTATTAATGTAAAGTCTGGAGATGTTGAAACCACAAAAGAGGCCGAAATCGTTGCTGAACaggataaagaaaatgaaaaggtGGAAGCCGTTGGGCCTCCGGAAAAAGGCAACAAGACAAAATGTTCTGAATCTGCTGAGACTCTGAGAAAGGATGGAACATATACGCAGACTGAAACTTCAAACGAAGACGCTGAAGCTGTGgcaaaagaagatgagAATTTGGAAGATGCCAAGTTTGCTGACACTCTCAAAGAAGTTACGAAAGAGCAAGATGTCGACGGTATCAAGATTTCTGACGGTGACGAATATGAAAAGACAGACCAATTGTTTGAAGTGggaaaacaagaaaaagaggtTTTAAGAGACGAAGATAgagaattggaaaaagaagaaaaaaaaaaggaaaacttCCCTCTAGGTCCTATGATGGAAGATAACATCACAGAAGACATGTGCGAAAGGAAGGTTGAAATGGAacagaaagaagaagaagatgcaTGTCCGTTAAACTTCAATGAAACAGAGCTAATCGACAAGAGAGGTCCAaacgatgaagaaaatgaatccGAAGATCAAAAGACAAAGGAGAATCCCAAGAAGCCAAGTGCAGACGACATTTTCAAGGACATCCTGGATGAAACTGATGAGTTTCTAGAGCAACTAAAGATTGTTGATGATTCTGAACTAAACGCTTTGCTTCAATCTCTAGACGCGAAGGATACCGTTTCAGAGCAATCCACGCAAAACCAAGACATGGTACCAAACACAATAAAGACTAGCGAGATTCGGAAGTTGAACGAGAAGGAACCtgtatacatatacacCTCACTAGCCGGGGGCGGTTTCCATATGATCCCCAGAACAAATCGCTTAAGCACGATATTGACTGCCAACAGAATCCCGTTCACCTACAGAGATCTTGGCACAGACGATGAGGCAAGAAAAGTCTGGAAGACATTCAGCAAGGGTAGGAGCCTTCCAGGTGTGGTCAGAGGACACAACGACTTGATAGGGAACTGGGAAGACATAGAAGAAGCCAACGAAGACTATAAATTGCGGGAACTTATTTACGATACTATCTAA
- the IGD1 gene encoding Igd1p (Cytoplasmic protein that inhibits Gdb1p glycogen debranching activity~similar to YFR017C), producing the protein MTDHHLNAPQVSTSPTFERSQDFLNIDEPPCAQETPSVSTFNLPGPSAPAQSVDKPVPMMRRRSTNYMDALNSREQARERESSIEEHAPGAERRGSGPMDFQNTIHNMQYRATNDSDLSHAGVDMGDSISHTPTRSRAGNKPIFKNSYLDNNSSGDSTKVPHGSAPQLGTRRKSSFKYEDFKKDIYNQLHMFEDK; encoded by the coding sequence ATGACAGATCACCACTTGAACGCACCCCAAGTGAGCACGTCTCCCACATTTGAAAGGTCTCAGGACTTCCTTAACATCGACGAACCGCCCTGTGCACAGGAAACACCTAGCGTTTCTACATTCAACCTCCCGGGTCCAAGTGCACCCGCTCAAAGTGTAGACAAGCCCGTCCCCATGATGAGACGGCGGTCTACCAACTACATGGACGCGCTAAATTCCAGAGAACAAGCCCGGGAGCGCGAAAGCAGCATCGAGGAGCACGCTCCGGGAGCCGAACGTAGGGGCAGCGGACCCATGGATTTCCAAAACACCATTCACAATATGCAATACAGGGCCACTAATGACTCTGACCTGAGCCACGCGGGCGTGGATATGGGTGACTCCATCTCCCACACGCCCACCCGTTCTCGTGCGGGCAATAAGCCCATTTTCAAGAACTCGTACCTCGACAACAACAGTAGCGGTGACAGCACAAAAGTCCCACACGGTTCTGCTCCACAGTTGGGCACGCGTAGAAAGTCATCTTTTAAGTACGAGGACTTTAAGAAGGACATCTATAACCAGCTTCACATGTTTGAAGACAAGTAA
- a CDS encoding uncharacterized protein (similar to YFR018C), producing MKYGLPLRIIGLAYLLLLFRVRRVIGWELSYEEYHAAHLNEAINLDDDWDKTTKNLLLPFNRTRVPGSKGSREIQRFIIDHFNKTLAGEWVVETQPFEENGYHFNNLVMTLQNNASEYIVLAAHYDTKIAPTGMVGAIDSAASCAALLYTAQFLTHIACHERSRGYSELESNAVVTSSTMGVKIVFFDGEEAIEEWGPEDSIYGARRLAAQWLADGTMTRIRLLLLLDLLGSGEEEPIVPSYYAETHQEYQLLNRIEDDLLFRRGDETDTESPLAAQVACQRKRLDPTDYRFLGLGHSVIGDDHTPFLAAGVPVLHAIPLPFPSTWHTVEDDFRHLDAAEARHWTLLVCEFVVRSLASRKP from the coding sequence ATGAAGTACGGTTTGCCTTTGCGAATAATTGGTCTAGCGTACCTGTTACTGCTGTTTAGGGTACGTAGGGTAATCGGGTGGGAGCTGTCATATGAGGAGTACCATGCAGCGCATCTTAACGAAGCCATCAACTTAGACGACGATTGGGACAAAACTACCAAAAACCTGCTGTTACCGTTTAATAGAACTCGCGTACCCGGATCGAAAGGTTCGCGCGAGATCCAGCGCTTCATCATCGATCATTTCAACAAGACGCTGGCGGGAGAGTGGGTCGTTGAGACGCAACCTTTTGAGGAAAACGGTTACCACTTCAACAACCTCGTTATGACGTTACAAAACAACGCGAGCGAGTACATAGTGCTTGCCGCTCATTATGACACGAAGATAGCGCCCACAGGGATGGTGGGCGCTATCGACAGTGCAGCCTCGTGTGCCGCGTTGCTGTATACGGCCCAGTTCCTAACGCACATCGCGTGCCACGAGCGCTCGAGAGGGTACAGTGAGCTAGAGTCAAACGCAGTAGTAACGAGTTCTACCATGGGTGTAAAGATTGTGTTCTTTGATGGAGAGGAGGCCATTGAAGAGTGGGGGCCCGAGGACTCGATTTATGGAGCACGGCGATTAGCCGCCCAATGGCTTGCTGACGGTACGATGACACGTATTCGCCTGCTATTGCTTCTGGATCTATTAGGAAGTGGCGAAGAGGAGCCAATAGTGCCCAGCTACTATGCAGAAACACATCAAGAATACCAACTGCTCAATCGAATAGAAGACGATTTGTTATTCCGGCGAGGAGATGAAACTGATACCGAATCGCCATTAGCCGCCCAAGTCGCGTGTCAACGCAAACGCCTGGACCCGACTGACTACCGGTTTTTGGGGCTAGGACATTCGGTCATCGGAGACGACCACACGCCATTCCTGGCCGCTGGAGTACCCGTATTACATGCAATCCCACTGCCATTTCCGAGCACATGGCACACCGTGGAGGATGACTTCCGGCACTTGGACGCCGCGGAGGCTCGTCACTGGACGCTGCTGGTGTGCGAATTTGTAGTACGGTCACTGGCCTCTCGTAAGCCGTGA